In Thermoanaerobaculia bacterium, the sequence GCCGCCGCGCCGGCGAGCGTGCCCGCCGCGCCGATCGACGCGCCCAGCCACCAGTAGATCCGCGAGAGGGATCCTCCCGAGGCGCCGAGGGTCGAAAGCACGCCGAGGTCCCGCCGCTTCTCCACCACGAGGAGCGCGAGATCGGAGACGACGTTCAACGACGCCACCACCACGATGAGGAAGACCGTCACGAAGATCAGGACCTTCTCGAGGCGGAGCGCGAAGGTCAGGCCGAGATTCGTCTCGGCCCAGGTACGGACCCGCACGCCTTCGCCGAGCCGCGGCGCGACCGCCGCGCGGACCGCTTCGGCCCGCGCGGCGGAACGGAGCCGCACGGCCAGGCCCGACACTACGTCCGCGCCTCCCGCGAGCGTCCGCGCGTCGGCCGGCGACAGGGTGACCTCGGCGGCGGACGCCGACGGCGGCGCCGTCGAGACCGACGCAACCCGGAGCGGGAGCGCGACCGGCACCGCTCCGAGCGGCGAGAGCTCCGACCGGTTCCCGACGAGACGCACGTCTCCCCCGCGTCCGACGCCGATCTGACCGGCGACGGCCGCCGACACCCGCGCCTCGCCGGTGGGGACTTCCGCATCCGAGCGAAACCGGACCGGAAGCGCCGTCCGCGCGCGCGGGTCGGTGATCCAGCCGCGCCCGTCGACGAAGGCCGAGACGTCGACGACCTCCGGATCGCGCGCGATCACCGCGGCGAGGGCCGCCGAGCGCGCAAGGAAGGCGCCCTGCGCGGGCGTGACGAGGAGGTGCGGCGTGTCGCGGGAGAGACGCTCCCGGATGCGGTCCTGAAAGCCGGTCAGGAGGGCGATCGAGAGGATCAGGGCGGCGACCCCGACGGCGAGGCCGCCGAGCGCGATCGCCGAGACGAGCGCGACGTGAGCGCGCTTGCGCGATGCGGCCAGATAGCGCCAGGCGATCGAGAGCTCCAGGGGCATCGGCCGGAGAGTAACCCGGAATCACCCGTCACCGGCGGTAGAATTCGCGCCACGGAACCCGGCGGAAACCTCCGCCTCGAAAGGAACGTTTGACGCTCGCCCTCGGCGACCGCCTCGGCCCCTACGAGATCGTCGCTCCCCTCGGCGCGGGAGGAATGGGCGAGGTCTATCGCGCGCGGGACGCGAAGCTCGCGCGAGAAGTCGCGGTCAAAGTCCTGGCCGATCGTTTCGCGAGGGATGCCGCCGCCGTGGCCCGGTTCGAGCGGGAGGCGCGCGCCGTCGCGGCGCTGTCGCATCCGATCATCCTCGCGATCCACGATTTCGGCCGCGAGGGGGAAACCGTCTACGCGGTGACCGAGCTCCTCGAGGGGGAGACGCTCCGGAGCCGCCTCGGAGGCGCTCCCCTTTCCGTCCGCCGCGCGATCGATCTCGCCGTGCCGATCGCCCGCGGCCTCGCCGCGGCGCACGAGAAAGGGATCGTCCACCGGGACCTGAAGCCCGAGAACATCTTCCTCACCGTCGACGGAAGGCTCAAGATCCTCGACTTCGGCCTCGCGAAGCTCCTCCCCGCCGATCCCGGCGGCGCCGACACCGCAGCCCCGACGATCGAAGCGGCGACCGAGCCGGGCGTCGTGCTCGGGACGCTCGGGTACATGGCCCCGGAACAGGTTCGCGGCAAGCCCGCCGACCACCGCACCGACATCTTCGCGTTCGGCGCGATCCTGTACGAGATGCTCTCCGGGCGCCGCGCGTTCCGGGGCGAGACCGCGGCGGATACGATGTCGGCGATCCTGAAGGAGGACCCGCCCGAGCGTTCGGAGACGAACCGCAGCGTCCCGCCGGCGCTCGAGCGCCTCGTGCGGCGCTGCCTCGAGAAGAGCCCGCCCCAGCGATTCCAGTCGGCGAGCGACCTCGCCTACGAGCTCGAATCGATGACGGCGGCGTCTTCGGCTTCGGTCGCCGCGCGGCCCGGACCGTTCCGGGATGCGGCGCGTCGCGTCGCCGCGCCCGCGCTCGCGCTCGCGGCGCTGGCGGCCGGCCTCGCGGCGGGCCACTGGCTCTGGAAGCCGCGGGCGGCGGCCGTGCCTTCCTTCGTGAGAGTGACCTTCCGCCGCGGCAACATCGGGATCGCGCGCTTCGCGCCCGACGGCGAAACGGTGGTGTACGGCGCGTCGTGGGAGGGTGCGCCGGTCGCTCTCTTCTCGACCCGGATCGGGAATCCGGAGTCGACGCCGCTCGGATACGCGAAGGCGAACCTCGCCGCGCTCTCATCGACGGGAGAGCTCGCCCTCTCTCTGCGTGACCAGGCGCTTTCGGGAACGCAGGGGGTCGGAACGCTCGCGCGCGCGCCGCTCGGCGGCGGGGAGCCGCGTCCGATGCTCGAGTTCGTCGACGCCGCCGACTGGGCGCCGGACGGCAAGGACCTCGCGATCGTGCGCCAGCTCGGCGGCCGCAGCCGCCTCGAATACCCGGTCGGCAACGTCCTCGTCTCGAGCGTCCACCTCGACTCGCCGAGGTTCTCGCCCCGCGGGAACCGCATCGCGTTC encodes:
- a CDS encoding ABC transporter permease, with the translated sequence MPLELSIAWRYLAASRKRAHVALVSAIALGGLAVGVAALILSIALLTGFQDRIRERLSRDTPHLLVTPAQGAFLARSAALAAVIARDPEVVDVSAFVDGRGWITDPRARTALPVRFRSDAEVPTGEARVSAAVAGQIGVGRGGDVRLVGNRSELSPLGAVPVALPLRVASVSTAPPSASAAEVTLSPADARTLAGGADVVSGLAVRLRSAARAEAVRAAVAPRLGEGVRVRTWAETNLGLTFALRLEKVLIFVTVFLIVVVASLNVVSDLALLVVEKRRDLGVLSTLGASGGSLSRIYWWLGASIGAAGTLAGAAA
- a CDS encoding protein kinase; this encodes MTLALGDRLGPYEIVAPLGAGGMGEVYRARDAKLAREVAVKVLADRFARDAAAVARFEREARAVAALSHPIILAIHDFGREGETVYAVTELLEGETLRSRLGGAPLSVRRAIDLAVPIARGLAAAHEKGIVHRDLKPENIFLTVDGRLKILDFGLAKLLPADPGGADTAAPTIEAATEPGVVLGTLGYMAPEQVRGKPADHRTDIFAFGAILYEMLSGRRAFRGETAADTMSAILKEDPPERSETNRSVPPALERLVRRCLEKSPPQRFQSASDLAYELESMTAASSASVAARPGPFRDAARRVAAPALALAALAAGLAAGHWLWKPRAAAVPSFVRVTFRRGNIGIARFAPDGETVVYGASWEGAPVALFSTRIGNPESTPLGYAKANLAALSSTGELALSLRDQALSGTQGVGTLARAPLGGGEPRPMLEFVDAADWAPDGKDLAIVRQLGGRSRLEYPVGNVLVSSVHLDSPRFSPRGNRIAFVEQEPRGTTIGFTDRKGAVTRLPGEWQGVSSVAWDPSGDAIWFAASGVHGDSTVYRTDLRGRAAAVFSIPDGAIVHDVAKDGRVLLERYHPRRGIIARPPGATVERDLTWFDLSDLVDMSADGSTVLFTERAAAGGRAGSFFLRKTDGSPAVKLGDGMAFELSPDGQWVLARLEGSPGLALVPTGAGTPIPLPRGEIEKIGAGAFFPDGKRLLVVGAPAANSPRWYVQEIPGGTPRVFNAQGFGTSGKPISPDGRVAVAFRDWQEDLYLLPFDGGPARPIPGTKQLDPVEWTPDGRSIYAFESGSIPARIVKIDVSTGARTPFENLFPASIPTVISIRNPLLTPDGRGYAFGYSSASSSDLYVVDLRE